Proteins from one Streptomyces sp. NBC_00289 genomic window:
- the chvE gene encoding multiple monosaccharide ABC transporter substrate-binding protein: MRNRRAALAAIAGAASLALTLSACGQSGEGGSNEDKGDAKGGTIGIAMPTKSSERWITDGANVEKDLKAKGYKTKLVFGEDDPDQQVNQIENLITQGVKALIVAAIDNKSLGNVLQQAADADIPVISYDRLILGTKNVDYYASFDNEKVGQLQANYIVEKLGLASGKGPFNIELFAGSNDDNNTKYFFNGAMSVLQPYIDKKKLVVQSGQTGLTQVTTLRWDGATAQKRMDDILTKSYKSEKVDAVLSPYDGISIGILSALKSDDYGSKSKPLPVLTGQDAELASVKSIIAGEQTQTVYKDLRKLAEVATTMVDDVLTGKKPETNDTKSYDNGTKVVPAYLLQPVSVDKANYQKVLVDGGYYTADQLK, translated from the coding sequence ATGCGTAACCGCAGAGCCGCCCTCGCCGCGATAGCCGGAGCCGCCTCCCTCGCCCTCACCCTGTCCGCCTGCGGCCAGAGCGGTGAAGGCGGCAGCAACGAGGACAAGGGCGACGCCAAGGGCGGCACGATCGGCATCGCGATGCCGACCAAGTCCTCCGAGCGCTGGATCACCGACGGCGCCAACGTCGAGAAGGACCTCAAGGCCAAGGGCTACAAGACCAAGCTCGTCTTCGGCGAGGACGACCCCGACCAGCAGGTCAACCAGATCGAAAACCTGATCACGCAGGGCGTCAAGGCGCTGATCGTCGCCGCGATCGACAACAAGTCCCTGGGCAACGTGCTCCAGCAGGCCGCCGACGCCGACATCCCGGTCATCTCCTACGACCGCCTCATCCTCGGCACGAAGAACGTCGACTACTACGCGTCCTTCGACAACGAGAAGGTCGGCCAGCTCCAGGCCAACTACATCGTCGAGAAGCTCGGACTGGCCAGCGGCAAGGGCCCGTTCAACATCGAGCTGTTCGCCGGCTCCAACGACGACAACAACACCAAGTACTTCTTCAACGGCGCGATGAGCGTCCTGCAGCCGTACATCGACAAGAAGAAGCTGGTCGTCCAGTCCGGCCAGACCGGCCTCACCCAGGTCACCACCCTGCGCTGGGACGGCGCCACCGCGCAGAAGCGCATGGACGACATCCTCACCAAGTCGTACAAGAGCGAGAAGGTCGACGCGGTGCTCTCGCCGTACGACGGCATCTCGATCGGCATCCTGTCGGCGCTGAAGTCGGACGACTACGGCTCCAAGAGCAAGCCGCTGCCGGTCCTCACCGGCCAGGACGCCGAACTCGCCTCGGTGAAGTCGATCATCGCGGGTGAGCAGACGCAGACCGTCTACAAGGACCTGCGCAAGCTCGCCGAGGTCGCCACGACCATGGTCGACGACGTCCTCACCGGCAAGAAGCCGGAGACGAACGACACCAAGTCCTACGACAACGGCACCAAGGTCGTCCCCGCCTACCTGCTGCAGCCGGTGAGCGTCGACAAGGCCAACTACCAGAAGGTGCTCGTGGACGGCGGCTACTACACGGCTGACCAGCTCAAGTAA
- the mmsA gene encoding multiple monosaccharide ABC transporter ATP-binding protein, with the protein MAGPVLEMRSIVKTFPGVKALSDVTLTVRQGEVHAICGENGAGKSTLMKVLSGVHPHGSYEGEILFDSETCHFKDIRASEQRGIVIIHQELALVPFLSLAENIFLGNEHATRGLINWNDTLRHASELLRRVGLDDHPETRVADIGVGKQQLVEIAKALSKKVKLLILDEPTAALNDEDSGKLLDLILELKKQGITSIIISHKLNEIRRVADSVTILRDGRSIETLDVKAPETTEDRIISGMVGRDLDHRFPERTPHEAEAGAAPALEIRNWTVHHPIDQQRKVADDVSISVRRGEIVGIAGLMGAGRTELAMSVFGRSYGRYAGGTVLKDGKEIRTKTVPEAIGHGIAYVTEDRKHYGLNLIDTINRNISLTSLNKVSKRGVVDEHEERQVAERFRKSMNIKAPTVFEPAGKLSGGNQQKVVLSKWIYAGPDVLILDEPTRGIDVGAKFEIYTVIDKLAAEGKAVVFISSELPELLGMCDRIYTMAAGRLTGEFSRAEASQESLMRQMTKDKEVTR; encoded by the coding sequence ATGGCGGGACCCGTCCTGGAAATGCGCTCGATCGTCAAGACCTTTCCCGGCGTCAAAGCGCTGTCGGACGTCACACTGACCGTCCGTCAGGGCGAGGTCCACGCCATCTGCGGCGAGAACGGCGCCGGGAAGTCCACCTTGATGAAGGTGCTCTCCGGCGTCCATCCGCACGGCAGTTACGAGGGCGAGATCCTCTTCGACTCGGAGACCTGTCACTTCAAGGACATCCGGGCGAGCGAACAACGCGGCATCGTCATCATCCACCAGGAGCTGGCCCTGGTGCCGTTCCTCTCGCTCGCGGAGAACATCTTCCTCGGCAACGAGCACGCCACGCGCGGGCTCATCAACTGGAACGACACGCTCAGGCACGCCAGCGAACTGCTGCGCCGGGTCGGTCTCGACGACCACCCGGAGACCCGCGTCGCCGACATCGGCGTGGGCAAGCAGCAGCTCGTGGAGATCGCCAAGGCGCTGTCGAAGAAGGTGAAACTGCTCATCCTGGATGAGCCGACGGCCGCCCTGAACGACGAGGACAGCGGCAAACTCCTGGATCTCATCCTGGAGTTGAAGAAGCAGGGCATCACCTCGATCATCATCTCCCACAAGCTGAACGAGATCCGCAGGGTCGCCGACTCGGTGACGATCCTGCGCGACGGGCGCTCCATCGAGACGCTCGACGTGAAGGCGCCGGAGACCACCGAGGACCGGATCATCAGCGGCATGGTCGGCCGCGACCTCGACCACCGCTTCCCCGAGCGCACCCCGCACGAGGCGGAGGCGGGCGCCGCCCCGGCGCTGGAGATCCGCAACTGGACCGTGCACCACCCGATCGACCAGCAGCGCAAGGTGGCCGACGACGTGTCGATCTCCGTGCGGCGCGGGGAGATCGTCGGTATCGCGGGCCTCATGGGCGCCGGCCGCACCGAACTCGCCATGAGCGTCTTCGGACGGTCCTACGGCCGGTACGCGGGCGGCACGGTCCTCAAGGACGGCAAGGAGATCCGTACCAAGACCGTCCCGGAGGCGATCGGGCACGGTATCGCGTACGTCACCGAGGACCGCAAGCACTACGGCCTCAACCTCATCGACACCATCAACCGCAACATCTCACTGACCTCCCTGAACAAGGTCTCCAAGCGCGGTGTGGTCGACGAGCACGAGGAACGGCAGGTCGCCGAGCGGTTCCGCAAGTCCATGAACATCAAGGCTCCGACCGTCTTCGAGCCGGCGGGCAAGCTGTCCGGCGGCAACCAGCAGAAGGTCGTCCTCAGCAAGTGGATCTACGCGGGCCCGGACGTGCTGATCCTGGACGAGCCGACGCGTGGCATCGACGTCGGCGCCAAGTTCGAGATCTACACGGTCATCGACAAGCTGGCCGCCGAAGGCAAGGCGGTCGTCTTCATCTCCTCCGAGCTGCCGGAGCTGCTCGGCATGTGCGACCGCATCTACACGATGGCCGCGGGGCGGCTGACCGGTGAGTTCTCACGAGCCGAGGCCTCGCAGGAATCGCTGATGCGTCAGATGACGAAGGACAAAGAGGTAACCCGATGA